One Methanolinea sp. DNA window includes the following coding sequences:
- a CDS encoding ABC transporter ATP-binding protein has product MLVVNGVTKSFGGLIAVKNVSLSIDEGEILGLVGPNGAGKTTLLKVISGIYRPDAGGISFRGEDITRLSLDAVCKRGIAKTFQHPRSFPGLTAREGVMIAALYGNGRRISVRQASEEAEECLRTVGFPMEKVDSPINSLNTFELRRTQLARALASHPRLLLLDELTTGLTPQEGKEAIALIRKLRAGGLTILMIEHVMRIIMGVSDRIVVLDHGEKIAEGAPEEVVADEKVIDSYLGERYHF; this is encoded by the coding sequence ATGCTGGTCGTCAATGGAGTGACCAAGTCTTTCGGGGGCCTCATCGCGGTCAAAAACGTGAGCCTCTCCATCGATGAGGGCGAGATCCTCGGACTCGTCGGCCCGAACGGCGCGGGCAAGACGACTCTCCTGAAGGTGATCTCGGGCATCTACCGGCCGGACGCCGGGGGGATCTCCTTCCGGGGGGAGGACATCACCCGACTGTCCCTCGACGCGGTCTGCAAGAGGGGTATCGCGAAGACTTTCCAGCACCCGCGTTCCTTCCCGGGGCTCACCGCGCGCGAGGGAGTGATGATCGCGGCCCTCTACGGGAACGGCCGGAGGATATCGGTCCGGCAGGCGTCAGAAGAGGCAGAGGAGTGCTTAAGGACCGTCGGGTTCCCCATGGAGAAGGTCGACAGCCCCATCAACAGCCTCAATACCTTCGAGCTCCGCCGCACCCAGCTCGCCCGTGCTCTCGCATCCCACCCCCGCCTCCTCCTCCTCGACGAGCTGACGACAGGGCTCACGCCGCAGGAGGGGAAGGAAGCCATCGCCCTCATCCGGAAGCTGCGGGCCGGTGGCCTCACCATCCTGATGATAGAACACGTGATGCGGATCATCATGGGGGTCTCTGACCGCATCGTCGTGCTCGACCACGGGGAGAAGATCGCGGAGGGGGCACCCGAGGAAGTCGTCGCGGACGAGAAGGTCATAGATTCTTATCTCGGGGAGCGCTACCATTTCTGA
- a CDS encoding branched-chain amino acid ABC transporter permease, translating to MDGGAAILGQVAFWGLYAGCIYILLATGLNLIFGVMKVVNFAHGEFLMLGTYLTFFFFVLSGFNPYLLLFLSVPLLVVVGVVVERLCFRPILGTGKLNEIFISLGLIYVFQNAVAVVWTDEWRSMKSPFADQAVGLGPVALPLDYAIIIAVTALILACLHVFLHRTATGKAIRASSQNRRGAMLMGINVERLDMLTFGIGAGLAGAAGTLWAVSGQVFNPYMGSVPAIKAFAIIILGGLGSIPGAIVGGLAIGMVENFTAYFLGGSWKDAISFVLLIVVLVVRPTGLFGEGSE from the coding sequence ATGGACGGTGGCGCGGCGATTCTCGGACAGGTTGCCTTCTGGGGGCTCTACGCGGGGTGCATCTACATCCTGCTCGCGACGGGCCTCAACCTCATCTTCGGGGTGATGAAGGTCGTCAACTTCGCCCACGGCGAGTTCCTGATGCTCGGGACGTACCTCACGTTCTTCTTCTTCGTGCTGAGCGGGTTCAACCCCTACCTCCTCCTCTTCCTCTCCGTCCCCCTCCTCGTCGTGGTCGGGGTCGTCGTGGAGCGCCTCTGTTTCCGGCCGATACTCGGGACAGGGAAGCTGAACGAGATATTCATCAGCCTCGGGCTCATCTACGTCTTCCAGAACGCGGTCGCGGTTGTCTGGACGGACGAGTGGCGTTCCATGAAGAGCCCGTTCGCAGACCAGGCGGTAGGGCTCGGCCCGGTCGCGCTCCCCCTCGATTACGCAATCATCATCGCGGTGACCGCGCTCATCCTCGCCTGCCTCCACGTCTTCCTCCACAGGACTGCCACGGGGAAGGCCATCCGCGCGTCCAGCCAGAACCGGAGGGGAGCGATGCTGATGGGGATCAACGTGGAGAGGCTCGACATGCTCACCTTCGGGATAGGTGCGGGCCTCGCGGGGGCCGCGGGGACCCTCTGGGCCGTGAGCGGGCAGGTCTTCAACCCCTACATGGGGTCCGTGCCGGCCATCAAGGCGTTCGCGATCATCATACTGGGGGGCCTCGGGAGCATCCCGGGAGCTATCGTGGGGGGACTCGCGATCGGGATGGTCGAGAACTTCACGGCCTACTTCCTCGGCGGGTCGTGGAAGGACGCGATTTCTTTCGTCCTCCTCATCGTCGTCCTCGTCGTCCGGCCCACGGGACTCTTCGGGGAGGGCAGTGAATGA
- a CDS encoding branched-chain amino acid ABC transporter permease has translation MIPRQVLDRRNLLLAGLLALSLALPLLSGQNHYLLTLLVLLLVFIIYSSAWNFLTFSGQGSLGHAAFLGIGGYTASLSVVRLGVPPLPALFLGGLFSAVVGTLIGLTCVRLREWFLAMVTFGFAVIIQTLVVSQLAPLTGGWDGYAVPKIVPSTVPGSLLVEYYFVLSVTVAVLVLFALILRSRVGLALAAIRENEVEARAAGIDPVPFKLFAFALSAFVSGIAGGLEIFHFGYITPEIFGIELSFWPVIYSITGGLGTLSGPVVGTIVVTILWDGLGMFGLSYARFVIIGILLVLTIIFLPRGLVSLPSALGKRARTGK, from the coding sequence ATGATACCACGGCAGGTACTTGACCGGCGGAACCTCCTCCTGGCAGGGCTCCTCGCCCTCTCCCTCGCGCTCCCCCTCCTCTCCGGGCAGAATCACTACCTCCTCACACTCCTCGTCCTGCTCCTCGTCTTCATCATTTACTCCTCGGCCTGGAACTTCCTCACTTTCTCTGGCCAGGGATCGCTCGGGCACGCGGCGTTCCTCGGGATAGGGGGGTACACCGCTTCCCTTTCGGTCGTGCGGCTCGGGGTCCCCCCGCTCCCCGCGCTCTTCCTCGGGGGGTTGTTCTCCGCGGTCGTGGGGACGCTGATCGGGCTCACGTGCGTGCGCCTCCGCGAGTGGTTCCTCGCGATGGTGACGTTTGGGTTCGCGGTGATCATCCAGACACTCGTCGTGAGCCAGCTTGCACCCCTCACGGGCGGCTGGGACGGGTACGCGGTCCCGAAGATCGTGCCGTCCACGGTCCCCGGCAGTCTCCTCGTCGAGTACTATTTCGTCCTCTCGGTCACTGTCGCCGTGCTCGTCCTCTTCGCACTCATCCTGCGGTCCCGCGTCGGCCTCGCGCTCGCAGCGATCAGGGAGAACGAGGTCGAGGCCCGCGCGGCAGGGATCGACCCTGTCCCCTTCAAGCTCTTCGCGTTCGCCCTCAGTGCATTCGTGAGCGGGATCGCCGGGGGGCTCGAGATCTTCCACTTCGGGTACATCACGCCGGAGATCTTCGGGATAGAGCTCTCCTTCTGGCCGGTCATCTACTCCATCACCGGGGGACTCGGGACGCTCTCCGGGCCGGTCGTCGGGACGATCGTGGTCACCATCCTCTGGGACGGGCTCGGCATGTTCGGCCTCTCGTACGCGCGGTTCGTCATCATCGGTATCCTCCTCGTCCTCACCATCATATTCCTCCCCAGGGGGCTCGTCTCGCTCCCCAGCGCGCTCGGGAAAAGGGCGAGGACGGGGAAGTGA
- a CDS encoding ABC transporter ATP-binding protein, with product MPPILKVEDLSVSYSSLQVLWDVSFHVDEGEMVTLIGSNGAGKSTLVSAIFGLVPPLKGRIVFDGEDITGLPTYEIVRRGLSLVPERRELFPRMTVRENLELGAFATGRKGREGMRDKEEHVLGLFPRLAERENQEAGTLSGGEQQMLAIARCLMSDPRAIVLDEPSLGLSPKLVHAVLEAIRHLNEEGITILLVEQNVRRALEITHRAYVMEAGRITRAGNSAELLHDDRIREAYLGI from the coding sequence ATGCCCCCGATACTCAAGGTAGAAGACCTCTCCGTCTCCTACTCCAGCCTCCAGGTCCTCTGGGACGTCTCCTTCCACGTCGACGAGGGCGAGATGGTCACCCTCATAGGCTCGAACGGCGCGGGGAAATCCACCCTCGTCTCTGCCATCTTCGGGCTCGTTCCCCCGTTGAAGGGGAGGATCGTCTTTGACGGGGAGGACATCACGGGTCTGCCGACCTACGAGATCGTGCGCAGGGGACTCTCCCTCGTCCCCGAGAGGAGGGAGCTCTTCCCCCGCATGACCGTGAGGGAGAACCTCGAGCTCGGTGCATTCGCCACGGGGAGGAAGGGAAGGGAGGGGATGAGGGACAAGGAGGAGCACGTCCTTGGACTATTCCCCCGCCTCGCCGAGCGGGAGAACCAGGAGGCCGGGACACTCTCCGGCGGGGAGCAGCAGATGCTCGCGATCGCGCGGTGCCTGATGTCGGATCCCCGGGCGATCGTCCTCGACGAACCGTCGCTCGGCCTCTCCCCTAAGCTCGTCCATGCCGTCCTCGAGGCGATCCGCCACCTCAACGAGGAAGGGATCACCATCCTCCTCGTCGAGCAGAACGTGAGGAGGGCGCTCGAGATAACCCACAGGGCGTACGTGATGGAGGCGGGGAGGATCACGCGCGCGGGGAATTCCGCGGAACTCCTCCACGACGACCGGATCCGAGAGGCATACCTCGGCATCTGA
- a CDS encoding CHASE4 domain-containing protein: MRVRTGVLLALAVVTVAFVLIAAIATQAALSPAVREIEGRDAKNAALQFTRILENDLAALRGTCEDWGKWDDTYSFVRGENEAYIEDNLANETFTALRIDLMLFYDANGTLVYGKGYSTSEGYLLPIPRELEELPVYPGGSPGSPAGDVPPVSGVLATGGDPLLVAVGPVLPNDRAGYAAGYILAGRYLDANAISHYASLMTAQVAIRRYGQDEDVSAREGAPGGAVPFSVHFPDPGEVMVVEVPLRDVKGDVVYVGEITLQRSAYQVARNGIVLFMTLVILTAGVTGLSAILFLDRNVLARIVKLEGRVRDIAENRDFRERTGLSGDDEIASLSRSIDGMLEALEERAAAEHAARENERLANAKLTLLAGITRHDVLNQVTVVRGFADLAGEYIPPGSPGQEFLDRIRVAAKTIENQLGFMREYELEASPASMAWIDVREMFLDVARGMGLPGVKAEVLFDDLLLYSDRLLGKIFSTLIDNSLSHGERVSRITLSFHETGEGGVLVYEDDGIGIPTDQKEIIFEQGVGKNLGLGLYLARGILAVYGIRIRETGEYGKGARFEILIPRHLYRRKGEGDGVPRP, from the coding sequence ATGAGAGTCCGCACGGGAGTCCTCCTCGCCCTCGCGGTGGTCACGGTCGCATTCGTGCTCATCGCTGCCATTGCCACTCAGGCAGCACTCTCCCCGGCGGTGAGGGAGATCGAGGGGAGAGACGCGAAGAATGCGGCACTCCAGTTCACGAGGATACTGGAGAACGACCTTGCAGCTCTCCGCGGGACTTGCGAGGACTGGGGGAAATGGGACGACACCTACTCTTTCGTGAGGGGGGAGAACGAGGCCTACATCGAGGATAACCTTGCGAACGAGACGTTCACCGCCCTCCGTATCGACCTCATGCTCTTCTACGACGCAAACGGCACGCTCGTTTACGGGAAGGGGTACTCCACGTCTGAAGGATACCTGCTCCCCATCCCGCGGGAACTCGAGGAGCTTCCCGTGTATCCCGGTGGCAGCCCGGGGAGCCCTGCCGGCGACGTCCCCCCCGTCTCCGGGGTACTCGCGACGGGCGGCGACCCCCTTCTCGTCGCGGTAGGCCCGGTCCTCCCGAATGACCGCGCAGGGTACGCGGCAGGCTACATCCTCGCCGGGAGGTACCTCGACGCGAATGCCATCTCCCACTACGCGTCCCTCATGACCGCGCAGGTCGCGATCAGGAGATACGGTCAGGACGAAGATGTATCCGCGCGCGAGGGAGCACCAGGGGGGGCGGTCCCCTTCTCTGTCCACTTCCCGGACCCCGGCGAGGTCATGGTCGTCGAGGTACCCCTCAGGGATGTCAAGGGGGACGTCGTGTACGTCGGGGAGATCACCCTCCAGAGGAGTGCGTACCAAGTCGCGAGAAACGGCATCGTCCTGTTCATGACCCTCGTCATCCTCACGGCGGGTGTCACGGGGCTTTCCGCCATCCTCTTCCTCGACCGCAACGTCCTCGCGAGGATCGTAAAGCTCGAGGGGAGGGTGAGGGATATCGCGGAGAACAGGGATTTCCGGGAGAGGACCGGTCTTTCGGGCGACGACGAGATCGCGTCGCTCTCCCGGAGTATCGACGGGATGCTGGAAGCCCTCGAAGAGCGCGCGGCAGCGGAGCACGCCGCGAGGGAGAACGAGAGGCTCGCGAATGCGAAGCTCACGCTCCTCGCAGGCATCACGCGGCACGACGTCCTCAACCAGGTCACCGTTGTACGGGGGTTTGCAGACCTCGCCGGGGAGTACATCCCGCCGGGTTCCCCCGGCCAGGAGTTCCTGGACAGGATAAGGGTCGCCGCGAAGACGATCGAGAACCAGCTAGGGTTCATGAGGGAGTACGAGCTCGAGGCATCGCCCGCGTCCATGGCGTGGATCGACGTGAGGGAGATGTTCCTCGACGTCGCGCGGGGGATGGGCCTCCCCGGCGTGAAGGCAGAGGTCCTCTTCGACGACCTCCTCCTCTACTCTGACCGGCTCCTCGGAAAGATATTCTCGACGCTGATAGACAATTCCCTCAGCCACGGGGAGAGGGTGAGCCGCATCACCCTCTCGTTCCACGAGACCGGCGAGGGGGGAGTCCTCGTGTACGAGGACGACGGGATAGGCATCCCCACCGACCAGAAGGAGATCATCTTCGAGCAGGGGGTAGGGAAGAACCTCGGACTCGGACTCTACCTTGCCCGCGGTATCCTCGCGGTCTATGGTATCCGTATACGGGAGACAGGAGAGTACGGGAAGGGCGCCCGGTTCGAGATCCTCATCCCCCGCCACCTCTACCGGAGGAAGGGGGAGGGGGACGGGGTCCCCCGCCCGTAG
- a CDS encoding ABC transporter substrate-binding protein codes for MVELRWKLSLAVLLLVVLSLAAGCAQQGTRTNETLKIGVVASMTGPASTTGKDIWQSAVIAAEEINAKGGVYVKDLGTRVPIELVLGDDESTREGGQKAVSRLITQDGVHVLVGGFSSAVVSAHQAIVAEHGIPYIITGASTPAVTRRTDIDTRTMFHYCPTTDDYGEQTTLFAYDVIRPAINERFGFPDSRPLRMALVIQDSPYGKGVQKAVKDTIEKRGLRIEIVAEETYKMGETDFRTPLSSVKAAGPDVVYPAAFLNEQIPMVTQARRDVGLDTIFLAVECNDDPDYYAGLGKYGEYSVIETRFSPYAIPRGPVADDMVAFRENFHKRWGSYPGMMGASTYEGIYIAARAVEEAGTRDKAAVTRALSSLEMPQLVEAMQGGVIRFTPDAREAKFELFFEQLVWDEKAGALRPRIVWPAHMKETDFVLPDWYVPGQAASP; via the coding sequence ATGGTGGAATTGAGATGGAAACTCTCTCTCGCGGTCCTCCTCCTCGTCGTCCTCTCGCTCGCAGCGGGCTGCGCACAGCAGGGAACGCGCACGAACGAGACCCTCAAGATCGGTGTCGTCGCGTCGATGACGGGCCCGGCGAGCACGACGGGAAAGGACATCTGGCAGTCGGCGGTCATCGCGGCCGAGGAGATCAACGCGAAGGGTGGCGTCTACGTGAAGGATCTCGGGACCCGCGTCCCCATCGAGCTCGTCCTCGGCGACGACGAGTCGACGCGGGAAGGGGGCCAGAAGGCCGTGTCCCGCCTGATCACGCAGGACGGTGTCCACGTCCTCGTGGGCGGTTTCTCGAGTGCGGTCGTCTCCGCGCACCAGGCAATCGTCGCCGAGCACGGCATCCCGTACATCATCACGGGTGCATCGACCCCCGCGGTCACACGCCGCACGGACATCGACACGCGCACGATGTTCCACTACTGCCCGACCACCGACGACTACGGGGAACAGACGACGCTCTTCGCGTACGATGTCATCCGCCCGGCGATCAACGAGCGGTTCGGTTTCCCTGACTCCCGGCCGCTCCGCATGGCGCTCGTCATCCAGGACAGCCCCTACGGGAAGGGCGTCCAGAAGGCGGTGAAGGACACGATCGAGAAGCGGGGACTCCGCATCGAGATCGTGGCCGAGGAGACCTACAAGATGGGCGAGACCGACTTCAGGACGCCGCTCTCGTCCGTGAAGGCAGCCGGTCCCGACGTCGTGTACCCTGCCGCGTTCCTCAACGAGCAGATCCCGATGGTGACGCAGGCGAGGAGGGATGTCGGGCTCGACACCATCTTCCTCGCGGTGGAATGCAACGACGACCCGGACTACTACGCGGGGCTCGGGAAGTACGGGGAGTATTCCGTCATTGAGACGCGGTTCAGCCCCTACGCGATCCCGAGGGGACCCGTGGCAGACGACATGGTTGCCTTCCGCGAGAACTTCCACAAGCGCTGGGGGTCGTATCCCGGCATGATGGGAGCATCGACGTACGAGGGGATCTACATCGCTGCGCGGGCAGTGGAAGAGGCGGGGACGCGGGACAAGGCCGCGGTGACGCGGGCGCTCTCGAGCCTCGAGATGCCCCAGCTCGTCGAGGCGATGCAGGGCGGCGTGATACGGTTCACACCGGACGCGCGGGAGGCGAAATTCGAGCTATTCTTCGAGCAGCTCGTCTGGGACGAGAAGGCGGGCGCGCTCAGGCCGAGGATCGTCTGGCCGGCCCACATGAAGGAGACCGACTTCGTCCTCCCCGACTGGTACGTGCCGGGCCAGGCAGCCTCGCCGTGA